The following proteins are encoded in a genomic region of Actinomadura sp. NAK00032:
- a CDS encoding ATP-binding cassette domain-containing protein, producing the protein MSEILRTRSGTVRRAAPWLVLLAAAAVLPLVSGDPTITYLATTAAIYVVVGTGLNIMFGYTGQVSLGQGALVAVGAYTTGALMVDHGWAFWAAAPAAVVVTTAAGTLMALPAFRLSSWYIALVTLGAAMAVRSLLVEFEGLTGGWSGLVGIPRPAIGSWELGERDVLWLVIAVNVVLFVMVRNIVDSRLGRGMMAVRDAPEMARSVGVGPARTKLFAFACGGATAGMGGALLAVHHGLVTPDDFTLDFSILFLLVVIIGGAARLAGPIIGTLLFFALPELLTGLAEWRGLIYGAALLVLMVYAPQGIAGAWDKLRARYRSGRVPASGYAADAVEDTAVEDAAVEDAAVEDIAVEDAAEVGPPRGEPLGVELSGVRKSFGGVHALRGVDLTIEPGKVHAIVGPNGSGKTTLLNVISRLLRQDEGRILLGAEDVSGATAERLARRGVARVFQTPRLLGASSLRDNVLLGAYARERAGGPATVLRLPRARRERAALVAEADRLLAGHGLARRADEEAAALPHGEQRLLEVARALMARPRLLLMDEPAAGLTPRELEALGRLIRAIRDAGTTVVLVEHHIELVANVADVVTVLDRGELVTSGAPQEALGDARVVELYLGAPA; encoded by the coding sequence ATGTCTGAAATCCTCCGGACCCGGTCCGGCACCGTGCGGCGTGCCGCCCCCTGGCTCGTCCTCCTGGCGGCGGCCGCCGTGCTGCCGCTGGTGAGCGGCGACCCCACGATCACCTACCTCGCCACCACGGCCGCGATCTACGTGGTGGTGGGGACGGGGCTGAACATCATGTTCGGCTACACCGGCCAGGTCTCGCTCGGCCAGGGCGCGCTGGTCGCCGTCGGCGCCTACACGACCGGCGCCCTCATGGTCGACCACGGCTGGGCGTTCTGGGCGGCGGCCCCCGCGGCGGTGGTGGTCACCACGGCCGCCGGGACGCTGATGGCGCTTCCCGCGTTCCGGCTGTCGTCCTGGTACATCGCCCTGGTGACGCTCGGCGCGGCGATGGCGGTGCGCAGCCTGCTGGTCGAGTTCGAGGGGCTGACCGGGGGCTGGTCCGGGCTGGTCGGCATACCGCGGCCTGCGATCGGGTCGTGGGAGTTGGGGGAGCGGGACGTCCTCTGGCTGGTCATCGCCGTGAACGTCGTACTGTTCGTCATGGTCCGCAACATCGTCGACTCCCGCCTGGGCCGGGGCATGATGGCCGTCCGGGACGCGCCGGAGATGGCGCGGAGCGTCGGCGTCGGCCCCGCGCGGACGAAGCTGTTCGCGTTCGCCTGCGGCGGCGCCACCGCCGGGATGGGCGGGGCGCTGCTGGCCGTCCACCACGGGCTGGTCACGCCCGACGACTTCACGCTCGACTTCTCGATCCTCTTCCTGCTGGTGGTCATCATCGGCGGCGCGGCGCGCCTGGCGGGCCCGATCATCGGCACCCTGCTGTTCTTCGCGCTCCCGGAGTTGCTGACGGGCCTGGCGGAGTGGCGCGGCCTCATCTACGGCGCGGCGCTGCTCGTGCTGATGGTTTACGCGCCGCAGGGCATCGCGGGGGCGTGGGACAAGTTGCGGGCGCGTTACCGGAGCGGCCGCGTGCCTGCCTCCGGTTACGCCGCCGATGCCGTGGAGGACACCGCCGTCGAGGACGCCGCCGTGGAGGACGCCGCCGTGGAAGACATCGCCGTGGAGGACGCCGCGGAGGTGGGGCCGCCGCGCGGCGAACCGCTCGGCGTCGAACTGTCCGGCGTCCGCAAGTCCTTCGGCGGCGTGCACGCCCTGCGCGGCGTCGACCTCACCATCGAGCCCGGCAAGGTGCACGCGATCGTCGGGCCGAACGGGTCGGGGAAGACGACCCTGCTCAATGTGATCAGCCGCCTGCTGCGGCAGGATGAGGGACGGATCCTCCTCGGCGCCGAGGACGTCAGCGGGGCCACCGCCGAGCGGCTCGCCCGGCGCGGTGTCGCGCGCGTCTTCCAGACGCCGCGGCTGCTCGGGGCGTCGAGCCTGCGCGACAATGTCCTGCTCGGCGCCTACGCGCGCGAACGGGCGGGCGGGCCGGCGACCGTCCTGCGGCTGCCGCGGGCCCGCCGCGAGCGGGCCGCGCTGGTGGCGGAGGCCGACCGGCTCCTGGCCGGCCACGGCCTGGCCCGGCGGGCGGACGAGGAGGCCGCCGCGCTGCCGCACGGCGAGCAGCGGCTGCTGGAGGTGGCGCGGGCCCTGATGGCGCGGCCGCGCCTGCTGCTGATGGACGAGCCGGCGGCCGGGCTCACCCCGCGGGAGCTGGAGGCGCTGGGACGCCTGATCCGCGCGATCCGCGACGCCGGCACCACCGTCGTCCTGGTGGAACACCACATCGAACTCGTCGCGAACGTCGCGGACGTGGTGACGGTCCTGGACCGGGGCGAGCTGGTGACGTCGGGGGCGCCGCAGGAGGCCCTCGGCGACGCGCGGGTCGTCGAACTGTACTTGGGGGCACCCGCATGA
- a CDS encoding ABC transporter ATP-binding protein, with protein sequence MTAQGEELISVSGLSSGYGAVPVVRSVDLTVRTGEIFAVVGGNGAGKTTLLSTVSGLLRPTSGSVRFAGADITGWSPERIVAHGLVHIPEGRRLFTGLTVAEHLRLGLWNVPNRRGVERERTERVVDLFPVLGERMDAYAEVLSGGEQQMLAIGQALMREPRLLLLDEPSIGLAPVIIQRVFAVVDRLREHGLTVILVEQRVGQALALADRGLVMRHGRVEASGDAAELAADPALRAAYLGAAAAGGQRSEE encoded by the coding sequence ATGACGGCGCAGGGCGAGGAACTGATCAGCGTGTCCGGGCTGAGCTCCGGCTACGGGGCGGTGCCGGTCGTCCGCTCGGTGGACCTCACGGTCCGGACGGGCGAGATCTTCGCGGTGGTCGGCGGCAACGGAGCGGGGAAGACCACCCTGCTCAGCACCGTCTCAGGGCTGCTGCGCCCCACGTCCGGGTCGGTGCGGTTCGCCGGCGCCGACATCACCGGGTGGAGCCCCGAGCGGATCGTGGCGCACGGCCTCGTCCACATCCCCGAGGGGAGGCGCCTGTTCACCGGGCTCACGGTGGCCGAGCATCTGCGGCTCGGGCTCTGGAACGTCCCGAACCGGCGCGGGGTGGAGCGGGAGCGGACGGAACGGGTCGTCGACCTGTTCCCGGTGCTGGGCGAGCGGATGGACGCCTACGCGGAGGTGCTCAGCGGCGGGGAGCAGCAGATGCTCGCCATCGGCCAGGCGCTGATGCGCGAACCCCGGCTGCTGCTGCTGGACGAGCCGTCCATCGGCCTGGCGCCCGTGATCATCCAGCGGGTGTTCGCGGTGGTGGACCGGCTCCGCGAGCACGGCCTTACGGTGATCCTGGTCGAGCAGCGCGTCGGCCAGGCGCTGGCGCTCGCCGACCGGGGGCTCGTCATGCGGCACGGCAGGGTCGAGGCGTCCGGGGACGCCGCCGAGCTGGCGGCGGACCCCGCGCTGCGGGCCGCCTACCTGGGCGCGGCGGCGGCCGGCGGGCAGCGGAGCGAGGAGTGA
- a CDS encoding ABC transporter substrate-binding protein, which produces MVTYRTDGMSRRGFLAGAASAAALGVVGLGTAACGSSGGGGAKAARIGWVEPKTGRLAAAYKPIYVGARLALEDIKAAGGLLGEAVQVTEHDDKGSPASQPAVAQRLIRDEPTFVVGPTGSSQVLASVTALSRAKLIQSAWGGAELLGDGDRFPHHYQLVYNTAQQARVAARFLHEVRGLRKIGIIVENSEFGTSIRDAVVRTLRDAYSAKPVAVEVFEVDASDMTPFVRNLERAGVDGLGLFTGQPQATVLILRAMAASDFHPVIVSHDLNYIDALGEFPRPLLDGFFGTTYRGLTYTDQEKPSAEVRKLVERINKHPDTAGLGYSAVTSPYYDYMMLMAEVVGDTKSTDPAKLKAALDKVSGHQGIRAKVSFTAKRHSGIADEDITIGTLMSAKEPESLGGVLRRRADGV; this is translated from the coding sequence TTGGTCACTTACCGGACGGACGGGATGTCCCGGCGCGGGTTCCTGGCGGGCGCCGCGTCCGCCGCCGCGCTCGGCGTGGTCGGGCTGGGAACGGCGGCGTGCGGGAGTTCTGGGGGCGGCGGGGCGAAGGCCGCCCGGATCGGGTGGGTGGAGCCGAAGACCGGCCGGCTCGCCGCCGCCTACAAGCCGATCTACGTCGGCGCGAGGCTCGCCTTGGAGGACATCAAGGCGGCCGGCGGGCTGCTCGGGGAGGCCGTTCAGGTCACCGAGCACGACGACAAGGGGAGCCCGGCCAGCCAGCCGGCGGTGGCGCAGCGGCTGATCCGGGACGAGCCCACCTTCGTGGTCGGCCCGACCGGGAGCTCACAGGTGCTGGCGTCGGTGACGGCGCTCTCCCGCGCGAAGCTGATCCAGTCGGCGTGGGGCGGCGCGGAACTGCTCGGGGACGGCGACCGCTTCCCGCACCACTATCAGCTGGTCTACAACACCGCGCAGCAGGCCAGGGTCGCGGCGCGCTTCCTGCACGAGGTCCGCGGGCTGCGCAAGATCGGCATCATCGTGGAGAACTCGGAGTTCGGCACCTCGATCCGGGACGCCGTCGTCCGGACGCTGCGGGACGCCTACTCCGCCAAGCCGGTCGCGGTCGAGGTGTTCGAGGTGGACGCCTCCGACATGACGCCGTTCGTCCGCAACCTGGAACGCGCCGGCGTGGACGGGCTGGGGCTGTTCACCGGCCAGCCGCAGGCGACGGTCCTGATCCTGCGGGCGATGGCGGCGAGCGACTTCCACCCGGTGATCGTGTCTCACGACCTCAACTACATCGACGCGCTCGGCGAGTTCCCGCGCCCGCTGCTCGACGGCTTCTTCGGCACCACCTACCGCGGGCTCACCTACACCGACCAGGAGAAGCCGTCCGCGGAGGTGCGCAAGCTGGTCGAGCGCATCAACAAGCACCCGGACACCGCCGGCCTCGGGTACTCGGCGGTGACCAGCCCCTACTACGACTACATGATGCTGATGGCCGAGGTCGTCGGGGACACCAAGAGCACCGATCCGGCCAAGCTCAAGGCCGCCCTCGACAAGGTCAGCGGCCACCAGGGCATCCGGGCGAAGGTGTCGTTCACCGCGAAGCGGCACTCCGGCATCGCCGACGAGGACATCACCATCGGGACCCTCATGTCGGCGAAGGAGCCGGAGAGCCTGGGCGGGGTCCTGCGCCGGCGCGCGGACGGGGTGTGA
- a CDS encoding oxidoreductase, with translation MPTLSSPAQIPDQTGRTIVVTGAASGIGQAAAAALANRGARVILAVRDHEKGRLAARDMGGSAEVRTLDLASIASIRDFAEGVHEPVDVLVNNAGAMTATRQETRDGFESQFGVNHLGHFALTNLLLDRITGRVVTISSSAHRSAQIDFDDLQWERRPYRPFGAYGQSKLANLLFTAELQRRLTSVGSPVIATAAHPGWASTGFRIASGNRLFDALMAISTPILAHGPQGGALPTLLAATGDVPAGSFTGPSRFGGVRGPAGLAEPGALANDSETAARLWEVSERLTGAQFPLTAGRAAS, from the coding sequence ATGCCCACTCTCTCATCTCCCGCACAGATCCCCGACCAGACCGGCCGGACCATCGTGGTCACCGGCGCCGCCAGCGGCATCGGACAGGCCGCGGCCGCAGCGCTCGCCAACAGGGGCGCACGCGTGATCCTCGCCGTCCGCGACCACGAAAAGGGTCGCCTGGCGGCCCGCGACATGGGAGGGTCAGCCGAGGTCCGTACCCTCGACCTGGCCTCCATCGCCTCGATCCGCGACTTCGCCGAAGGCGTGCACGAACCGGTCGACGTTCTGGTGAACAACGCCGGCGCGATGACGGCCACCCGCCAGGAGACGCGAGACGGCTTCGAAAGCCAATTCGGTGTCAACCACCTCGGCCACTTCGCGCTGACGAACCTCCTGCTGGACCGCATCACGGGCCGCGTCGTGACGATCTCGTCCAGCGCCCACCGCTCGGCGCAGATCGACTTCGACGACCTGCAGTGGGAGCGTCGCCCCTACCGACCCTTCGGCGCCTACGGCCAGTCCAAGCTGGCCAACCTACTGTTCACGGCCGAACTGCAGCGTCGGCTCACCAGCGTCGGTTCACCGGTGATCGCCACCGCCGCGCACCCCGGATGGGCATCGACCGGGTTCCGGATCGCCAGCGGCAACCGGCTCTTCGACGCCCTCATGGCGATCAGCACACCGATCCTCGCGCACGGGCCGCAAGGAGGCGCGCTCCCAACCCTGCTGGCAGCGACCGGCGATGTCCCCGCTGGCAGCTTCACCGGCCCGAGCCGCTTTGGCGGTGTGCGGGGCCCGGCCGGACTCGCCGAACCCGGCGCCCTGGCGAATGACTCTGAGACCGCCGCACGACTCTGGGAGGTCTCCGAACGACTCACCGGCGCCCAGTTCCCACTGACCGCGGGTAGGGCCGCCTCATGA
- a CDS encoding PE-PGRS family protein yields the protein MEIGEIWAYRDGGDTRGGRLVRVEIVYLDHPRRPGCVHVRLLDGEDAGVQEWVSPDRLPVTWAEVERVRRDDERLEAAIKNSEHALGTAALEAAKHVFNAVKATGLFRFRATKPGAGVLEVAEPAKAAEWLGWDEAELGDGADGFRDRHGTYIAAWPMTMRIAARIALRRPNDVLPAVLHRMAEVRDEHENATYGRLRTSRKLERWEAVARVLHEWCGEEATDRYDELEALRAEVDRLGAVVEAAVAALRRKGHHAIAATIARDLGVRISSPPGRGR from the coding sequence ATGGAGATCGGCGAGATCTGGGCATACCGGGACGGCGGCGACACTCGTGGCGGGAGGTTGGTGCGTGTGGAGATCGTGTACCTGGATCATCCGCGGCGCCCGGGTTGTGTGCATGTCCGGTTGCTCGATGGTGAGGATGCCGGCGTCCAGGAGTGGGTTTCACCTGACCGGTTGCCCGTGACCTGGGCCGAGGTGGAGAGGGTGCGGCGTGATGACGAGCGCCTGGAAGCCGCGATCAAGAATTCGGAGCATGCCCTTGGAACCGCGGCCCTCGAGGCGGCGAAGCACGTGTTCAACGCGGTCAAGGCAACCGGCTTGTTCCGCTTTCGGGCGACCAAACCGGGGGCGGGTGTTCTCGAGGTAGCCGAGCCGGCCAAGGCAGCGGAATGGCTGGGGTGGGACGAGGCGGAACTGGGCGATGGCGCGGACGGCTTCAGGGACAGGCACGGCACCTACATCGCGGCTTGGCCCATGACGATGCGGATCGCGGCACGGATCGCGCTCCGGCGACCCAATGACGTGCTGCCGGCTGTTCTCCACAGGATGGCGGAGGTTCGGGACGAGCACGAGAATGCAACGTACGGCAGGCTCCGTACCTCGCGGAAGCTCGAACGCTGGGAGGCCGTCGCTCGGGTCCTGCACGAGTGGTGCGGGGAGGAGGCCACCGACCGCTACGACGAGTTGGAGGCGCTGCGAGCCGAGGTCGACCGGCTGGGTGCGGTGGTGGAAGCCGCCGTCGCCGCGCTGCGGCGAAAGGGCCACCACGCTATCGCCGCCACCATTGCGCGCGACCTGGGCGTCCGTATCTCCAGCCCTCCCGGTAGAGGTCGCTGA
- a CDS encoding branched-chain amino acid ABC transporter permease, giving the protein MIADILVAGLVFGSLYGLVAMGFNVLHRPTNVVNFAQGELIMIGAMLMAATPIGGLPWGIAAVCAMAVVAVVALAEERVAVTPVLRRSSHAAGWVITTLAFSLLIAEAAGRLWTDQPSTVAPPWPLSLDVNHVAGVRFSSYQVAVVAVAVAVVLLLGLLDRSRLGTALRAVAADRDGARLRGIDPRALTRRSFLLGGALAGLTGVLAAPLLLASVTMGLGLLIKGFAALAVGGIGDNRGVLVAGWVLGTVEAAGAAYASPGSQSVVLFAAMLLILLVRPNGLRGLAVQRHV; this is encoded by the coding sequence ATGATCGCCGACATCCTGGTCGCCGGGCTCGTCTTCGGCAGCCTGTACGGCCTCGTCGCGATGGGCTTCAACGTGCTGCACCGGCCGACGAACGTGGTGAACTTCGCGCAGGGCGAGCTCATCATGATCGGCGCGATGCTGATGGCCGCCACTCCGATCGGCGGGCTCCCCTGGGGGATCGCCGCGGTCTGCGCGATGGCAGTCGTCGCGGTCGTGGCGCTGGCCGAGGAGCGGGTGGCGGTCACCCCGGTGCTGCGCCGGTCGTCCCACGCCGCCGGCTGGGTGATCACCACGCTGGCGTTCTCGCTGCTGATCGCGGAGGCCGCCGGACGGCTCTGGACGGACCAGCCGAGCACCGTCGCGCCGCCGTGGCCGCTGTCCCTGGACGTCAATCACGTGGCGGGGGTCCGGTTCTCCAGCTACCAGGTCGCGGTGGTGGCGGTCGCCGTCGCCGTGGTGCTGCTGCTCGGCCTGCTGGACCGCTCCCGGCTCGGCACCGCGCTGCGCGCGGTGGCCGCCGACCGCGACGGCGCCCGGCTGCGCGGCATCGACCCGAGGGCGCTGACCCGGCGTTCCTTCCTGCTCGGCGGCGCCCTGGCGGGGCTCACCGGAGTGCTGGCGGCGCCGCTGCTGCTGGCCTCGGTGACGATGGGCCTCGGCCTGCTGATCAAGGGGTTCGCCGCCCTGGCGGTCGGCGGGATCGGCGACAATCGCGGTGTGCTGGTGGCCGGGTGGGTGCTCGGCACCGTCGAGGCCGCCGGCGCCGCCTACGCCTCGCCCGGTTCGCAGTCGGTCGTACTGTTCGCGGCGATGCTGCTCATCCTGCTGGTCCGGCCCAACGGCCTGCGCGGTCTGGCGGTGCAGCGTCATGTCTGA
- a CDS encoding TetR/AcrR family transcriptional regulator, producing MTSPRPYHHGNLRQAVLDRAAVKLREKGAAELSLRELTGEIGVSHAAPRRYFPDRQALLDALAAEGFARLGARLREAASAADAPAGQIRSIANAYIGFTAAEPNLVELMFSHKHGAAGVAIAHSAVEAFAPILEVFQHAQAEDGSGAERASVIFLATFQGLAGLISCGVVRPDQVKDLIADAVARFTGPHAERSDESERSA from the coding sequence ATGACCTCGCCTCGTCCGTATCATCACGGCAACCTGCGTCAGGCGGTGCTGGATCGCGCTGCGGTGAAGCTCCGCGAGAAGGGGGCGGCAGAGCTTTCCCTTCGGGAGCTCACCGGCGAGATCGGAGTGAGTCATGCCGCCCCGCGCCGGTACTTCCCGGATCGCCAGGCGCTGCTCGATGCGCTCGCGGCCGAGGGGTTCGCACGGCTGGGTGCGCGACTTCGAGAGGCTGCCTCTGCTGCGGACGCCCCTGCGGGGCAGATCCGTTCGATCGCGAATGCCTACATCGGCTTCACCGCCGCTGAGCCTAATCTGGTCGAGTTGATGTTCTCGCACAAGCACGGTGCGGCAGGGGTGGCCATCGCTCACAGCGCTGTCGAGGCCTTCGCGCCCATCCTCGAGGTGTTCCAGCATGCCCAGGCCGAGGACGGCTCCGGCGCAGAGCGGGCGAGTGTGATCTTCCTCGCCACGTTCCAGGGCTTGGCGGGCTTGATCAGCTGCGGCGTCGTTCGCCCGGACCAGGTCAAGGACCTCATCGCCGATGCCGTCGCCCGGTTCACCGGCCCGCACGCTGAACGTTCGGACGAAAGCGAGCGGTCCGCCTGA
- a CDS encoding transposase, giving the protein MSLALGEALFFVRIDWAAAEHAVCVMNEAGKVVSEFTVRHSADGIAQLVRRLAKFGDPELVPVAIERPNGRLVDLLLEAGHAVVPVSPNAIKTWREGEVLSGAKSDAGGAAVIAEYLRLRQHRLQVVTPYSSQTKAVRTVVRTREDVVGMRVTAINQLSALLEAHWPGAKSAVRRPGVPD; this is encoded by the coding sequence TTGTCGCTCGCGCTGGGTGAGGCGTTGTTCTTTGTCAGGATCGATTGGGCGGCGGCCGAACACGCGGTATGCGTGATGAACGAGGCCGGGAAGGTCGTGTCGGAGTTCACCGTTAGGCACTCGGCGGACGGCATCGCCCAGCTGGTGCGTCGGCTGGCCAAGTTCGGTGACCCCGAGCTGGTGCCGGTCGCGATCGAACGGCCCAACGGCCGCCTGGTCGACCTGCTGTTGGAGGCCGGGCATGCGGTCGTGCCGGTCAGCCCGAACGCGATCAAGACCTGGCGGGAGGGAGAGGTGCTTTCGGGCGCCAAGTCCGACGCCGGGGGCGCCGCGGTGATTGCCGAGTACCTGCGGCTGCGGCAACATCGGCTGCAGGTCGTCACGCCCTACTCCAGCCAGACCAAGGCGGTGCGGACCGTGGTGCGCACCCGCGAAGACGTGGTGGGGATGCGCGTGACGGCGATCAACCAGTTGTCGGCCCTGCTGGAGGCCCACTGGCCTGGCGCCAAAAGCGCTGTTCGCCGACCTGGAGTCCCCGATTAG
- a CDS encoding cell envelope integrity protein TolA, with translation MVRSTDSRELVAANIFMDWSSKMQRWTKLNDRQLDVLRRIDTGTDPVTRRDHDLAHTVYALRRRGLVTTPIEDGTWRAEITEAGRHYLEHGRFPETTETPPSSVKQPIVTAAALVRQLREEGTVRVLQPDERTRAAYRKAIHAIKQGALVPEGFELLHTGRSSGDLIIRLSDGSPEAQTEWNRIRLGARDLVSDPAGLAGMLATNPEILQVSEGERQRALRIVQSLAGEAEQRGHRLALSRKRKPRGLFLQLNGGHRFDVALSEEHEEMELVPDVPGKQQRRLYSWQRVEPEVISKPTGRLRLTLTVHHGKDVTWTDNNKSRLEARLLDIIKKAEEAAKDAEHRKQQAEREHAEFLAELDREKAETEARWRAAMAQATEQVTEEHRLRVLTVLREGWNSAREIRELCDALDTANSGHPNHVEAAQIRSWLDWARALADRLDPVKNLPRLADSQFEFEPQPDDLRPYLGDWSPEGPYQEYRRPHSGTQQSVSDLYREGWRYGRPGRAQWWRR, from the coding sequence ATGGTCAGATCGACCGATTCTCGTGAACTCGTTGCGGCAAACATCTTCATGGACTGGTCTAGCAAGATGCAGCGCTGGACGAAGCTCAACGATCGCCAACTGGATGTTCTGCGGCGCATCGACACCGGCACTGACCCGGTGACCCGCCGAGATCACGACCTTGCACACACCGTGTACGCGCTGCGGCGACGAGGACTGGTGACCACGCCGATCGAAGACGGCACCTGGCGGGCCGAGATCACCGAAGCGGGCCGCCACTACCTGGAGCACGGACGCTTTCCGGAGACGACCGAAACGCCGCCGTCATCCGTCAAGCAGCCGATCGTCACCGCGGCCGCACTCGTTCGGCAGTTGCGAGAGGAAGGCACCGTCCGCGTGCTCCAGCCAGACGAACGCACCCGCGCCGCCTACCGGAAGGCCATACACGCGATCAAACAGGGCGCTCTGGTGCCGGAGGGGTTCGAATTGCTCCACACCGGTCGATCGAGCGGCGACCTGATCATCCGACTCTCGGACGGAAGCCCAGAAGCTCAAACCGAATGGAACCGCATCCGGCTCGGCGCCCGAGACCTGGTCAGCGACCCCGCTGGCCTGGCAGGGATGCTCGCGACCAACCCCGAAATTCTCCAAGTCTCCGAAGGAGAACGGCAACGGGCCCTGCGGATCGTCCAGTCCCTGGCCGGCGAGGCCGAACAGCGCGGCCATCGACTCGCTCTGTCACGGAAACGCAAGCCACGTGGTCTCTTCCTGCAACTGAACGGCGGGCACCGTTTCGATGTAGCGCTCAGCGAAGAGCACGAGGAAATGGAGCTGGTACCTGATGTGCCAGGAAAGCAGCAACGCCGCCTGTATTCCTGGCAGCGGGTAGAACCCGAGGTCATATCGAAGCCGACCGGCCGACTACGGCTCACCCTGACCGTTCACCACGGCAAGGACGTGACATGGACGGACAACAACAAATCACGCCTCGAAGCCCGCTTGCTAGACATAATCAAGAAGGCAGAGGAGGCCGCAAAGGACGCAGAGCATCGAAAGCAACAGGCCGAACGAGAACACGCGGAATTCCTCGCGGAACTAGACAGAGAGAAGGCCGAGACCGAAGCCCGCTGGCGAGCCGCGATGGCCCAGGCAACGGAACAAGTAACCGAAGAACATCGACTCCGGGTCCTCACAGTGCTCCGGGAAGGCTGGAACTCGGCCCGGGAGATCCGCGAACTGTGCGACGCGTTGGACACCGCGAACTCAGGACACCCGAACCACGTAGAGGCGGCCCAGATCCGATCCTGGCTCGACTGGGCGCGTGCGCTCGCCGATCGGCTGGACCCGGTCAAGAACCTCCCTCGCCTGGCCGACTCCCAGTTCGAGTTCGAGCCACAACCCGACGATCTACGCCCCTACCTCGGAGACTGGAGCCCAGAGGGCCCATACCAGGAATACCGCCGCCCCCACTCAGGAACACAGCAGTCCGTCAGCGACCTCTACCGGGAGGGCTGGAGATACGGACGCCCAGGTCGCGCGCAATGGTGGCGGCGATAG
- a CDS encoding IS3 family transposase has product MTRCRHETLSLLVEHLPIRFACALSGVPRSSFYRRRNPAPGNSEPAERPAPPNALSESERAELVEMLNSDRFADKAPRQVWAALLDEGVYLASVSTMYRELRRRDQVRERRAHARHQARTKPYLAAHAPNQIWSWDITKLPGPGPRQFYDLYVMLDIFSRYVVHWEIHLRESGELAEQFMQNSFAANGGIVPGTIHSDNGTSMTSKPVTALLADLDIIKSHSRPKVSNDNPYSEAQFKTLKYCPVFPARFTSLDEAETFCHHFFDYYNHRHYHAGIGLHTPFTMHIGTAQAIQHNRAATIAAFRAANPRRFTQPPTLPKIPTVAQINRPDEDPTDPSSSDQEKQAA; this is encoded by the coding sequence GTGACCCGCTGCCGCCACGAAACCCTTTCCCTGCTGGTCGAGCATCTGCCGATTCGCTTCGCGTGCGCATTGTCGGGTGTGCCGCGCAGCAGTTTCTACCGACGGCGGAACCCGGCGCCGGGAAACAGTGAGCCGGCGGAGCGGCCGGCGCCGCCGAACGCGCTGAGCGAGAGCGAACGGGCCGAACTGGTCGAGATGCTCAACAGCGACCGGTTCGCCGACAAGGCACCCCGACAGGTGTGGGCTGCGCTGCTGGACGAGGGGGTGTACCTGGCGTCGGTGTCGACGATGTACCGGGAACTACGCAGGCGTGACCAGGTCCGGGAGCGGCGCGCCCACGCCCGGCACCAGGCGCGCACCAAACCGTATCTGGCCGCGCACGCCCCCAACCAGATATGGAGTTGGGATATCACGAAACTGCCAGGTCCGGGGCCACGCCAGTTCTATGACCTGTATGTGATGCTCGACATCTTCTCCCGCTACGTCGTGCACTGGGAGATCCACCTGCGCGAGTCAGGTGAGCTGGCCGAGCAGTTCATGCAGAACTCGTTCGCCGCCAACGGCGGGATCGTGCCCGGCACCATCCATTCCGACAACGGGACCTCGATGACCTCCAAGCCGGTGACGGCACTACTGGCAGACCTGGACATCATCAAGTCCCACTCCCGCCCGAAGGTGAGCAACGACAACCCCTACAGCGAGGCGCAGTTCAAAACCTTGAAGTACTGCCCGGTGTTCCCTGCCAGGTTCACCTCGCTCGACGAGGCCGAGACGTTCTGCCACCATTTCTTCGACTACTACAATCACCGGCATTACCACGCCGGGATCGGGCTCCACACGCCGTTCACCATGCATATCGGCACCGCACAGGCGATCCAGCACAACCGAGCCGCCACGATCGCAGCGTTCCGCGCGGCCAACCCGCGACGGTTCACCCAGCCGCCCACGCTGCCCAAGATCCCCACAGTCGCGCAGATCAACCGACCCGACGAAGACCCCACCGACCCGAGCAGCTCTGACCAGGAGAAACAGGCCGCCTAA
- a CDS encoding amidohydrolase family protein produces MLNSVENLAGSDIKVAFGTDAGMFPHGDNWREFPMMVSNGITPARALEAVTTVAVDLLGLDDLGVVAEGKTADIIAMPGAPFTDIQVTGRVDFVMKEGQVHKRPEHAAADSEG; encoded by the coding sequence CTGCTCAACAGCGTCGAGAATCTCGCCGGCAGCGATATCAAGGTCGCCTTCGGCACCGACGCCGGCATGTTCCCCCACGGCGACAACTGGCGGGAGTTCCCGATGATGGTCTCCAACGGCATCACCCCCGCCCGCGCGCTGGAGGCGGTCACCACCGTCGCCGTCGACCTGCTGGGCCTGGACGACCTCGGTGTCGTCGCCGAAGGCAAGACCGCCGACATCATCGCCATGCCCGGCGCCCCCTTCACCGACATCCAGGTCACCGGGCGGGTCGACTTCGTCATGAAGGAAGGCCAGGTCCACAAGCGTCCCGAACACGCAGCGGCCGACTCCGAGGGCTGA